The proteins below are encoded in one region of Thermococcus sp. 21S7:
- the iorA gene encoding indolepyruvate ferredoxin oxidoreductase subunit alpha: protein MAKVTDMVLWDKPGEKVILLGNQAIARGALEANIAVFAAYPGTPSSELTDTMAMVAKKAGVYMEYSTNEKVAFETALSAAWSGLRAMTAMKHVGLNVAADTFMSAVGMGVEGGFVIMVADDPSMWSSQNEQDTRVYAKFANVPVLEPSDPMEAKEMTKYAFDLSEKFKHFVILRTTTRTSHARGDIVLGELPEEIKQGKRKFGEFKKDPSRFVDIPAHSRRFHPQILEKIEKIREELNECPFNWIEGDESAKVGIIAPGLAYSYVKEALHWLGVENVKVLKLGTPFPVPYGLLEKFLDGLEKVLIVEELEPVVEEQVKTWAYDKGLKIPIHGKDLVPRVYEMTTRRAVEAIAKFLGLETPVNFEELDEKYEKVKGMVPPRPPSLCPACPHRNTFYAIKKAATPRAIFPSDIGCYTLGVLPPLKAVDTTVAMGGSIGVAHGLSIALNGSVAEDEHKTGKEKKVVVATIGDSTFFHTGLPALANAIYNRSNVLIVVVDNLVTAMTGDQPNPGTGDTPHGPGKQIKIEEVAKALGADFVEVVDPYDIKATVETMKRALQVEGVSVVVTRRVCALHRIGELRRARIQWPIYQVNEEKCTGCKVCINAYGCPAIYWDAESGKAKVDELMCWGCGGCAQVCPFDAFEKVREGEI, encoded by the coding sequence ATGGCGAAGGTTACCGACATGGTTTTGTGGGACAAGCCCGGGGAGAAGGTCATACTCCTCGGCAACCAGGCCATAGCGAGGGGTGCCCTGGAGGCCAACATAGCCGTTTTTGCGGCCTATCCCGGAACCCCCAGTTCAGAGCTTACCGATACGATGGCGATGGTGGCGAAGAAGGCAGGAGTCTACATGGAGTACTCCACCAATGAGAAGGTCGCCTTTGAGACCGCCCTTTCCGCGGCATGGAGCGGCCTCAGGGCCATGACGGCCATGAAGCACGTCGGACTGAACGTCGCGGCAGATACATTCATGAGCGCCGTCGGAATGGGCGTTGAGGGCGGATTCGTCATAATGGTCGCCGACGACCCGAGCATGTGGAGCAGCCAGAACGAGCAGGACACCAGGGTTTACGCGAAGTTCGCCAACGTTCCGGTTCTCGAACCCAGTGACCCGATGGAAGCCAAGGAAATGACGAAGTACGCCTTCGATCTGAGCGAAAAGTTCAAGCACTTCGTCATCCTGAGGACGACCACCAGAACGTCTCACGCCAGGGGAGACATCGTCCTCGGAGAGCTGCCAGAGGAGATAAAGCAGGGCAAGAGGAAGTTCGGCGAGTTCAAGAAGGACCCGAGCAGGTTCGTCGACATTCCGGCACACTCAAGGCGCTTCCACCCGCAGATACTTGAGAAGATAGAGAAGATCCGCGAGGAGCTCAACGAGTGCCCGTTCAACTGGATAGAGGGCGACGAGAGCGCCAAGGTCGGTATCATCGCTCCGGGACTTGCATACTCATACGTGAAGGAGGCCCTTCACTGGCTCGGCGTCGAGAACGTAAAGGTCCTCAAGCTCGGAACCCCGTTCCCGGTTCCCTATGGCCTGCTTGAGAAGTTCCTCGACGGTCTTGAGAAGGTTCTCATCGTTGAAGAGCTTGAGCCGGTCGTTGAGGAGCAGGTCAAGACCTGGGCCTACGACAAGGGTCTGAAGATCCCGATCCACGGAAAGGACCTCGTGCCGAGGGTTTACGAGATGACCACCAGAAGGGCAGTCGAGGCCATAGCCAAGTTCCTCGGCCTTGAGACCCCGGTGAACTTCGAGGAGCTCGACGAGAAGTACGAGAAGGTTAAGGGAATGGTTCCGCCGAGGCCGCCGAGCCTCTGTCCAGCCTGTCCGCACAGGAACACCTTCTACGCCATAAAGAAGGCCGCCACGCCGCGCGCCATATTCCCGAGCGACATCGGCTGTTACACCCTCGGTGTCCTCCCGCCGCTCAAGGCGGTTGACACGACAGTCGCGATGGGAGGTTCAATCGGTGTCGCCCACGGCCTCAGCATAGCCCTCAACGGCTCCGTTGCTGAGGACGAGCACAAGACCGGCAAGGAGAAGAAGGTCGTCGTGGCAACGATAGGGGATTCGACGTTCTTCCACACCGGCCTTCCCGCCCTGGCCAACGCGATCTACAACCGCTCCAACGTCCTCATAGTCGTCGTCGACAACCTCGTCACGGCAATGACCGGCGACCAGCCGAACCCGGGAACCGGCGACACCCCGCACGGACCCGGCAAGCAGATAAAGATCGAGGAGGTCGCCAAGGCCCTCGGCGCCGACTTCGTCGAGGTCGTCGACCCGTACGACATCAAGGCCACCGTCGAGACCATGAAGAGGGCCCTCCAGGTCGAGGGAGTGAGCGTCGTCGTCACCAGGCGCGTCTGTGCCCTCCACAGGATAGGAGAGCTCAGGAGGGCCAGGATACAGTGGCCCATCTACCAGGTCAACGAGGAGAAGTGTACCGGCTGTAAGGTCTGTATAAACGCCTACGGCTGTCCGGCAATCTACTGGGACGCCGAGAGCGGTAAGGCCAAGGTTGACGAGCTCATGTGCTGGGGCTGCGGCGGATGTGCGCAGGTCTGTCCGTTCGACGCCTTTGAGAAGGTCAGGGAGGGAGAGATATGA
- the speE gene encoding polyamine aminopropyltransferase: MGFNEKERAFIEWYPRGYGVGFKVTDRLFETQTEYQRLELYETEGFGKLLVLDGTVQLVEVGEESYHEPLVHPVMLAHPNPRRILIIGGGDGGTLREVLRHETVEKATMVEIDETVIEVSKIYLNVAKGAFEDPRAEVMVGDGVKYLRETDERFDVIIVDSTDPVGPAKLLFSEEFYRNAYDKLNDKGFYITQAGSVYLFTNELIDAYRAMKKVFDRVYYFSFPVIGYASPWSFLVGVKGDLDFTRVDVERARKLDLYYYDPERHETLFQMPRYVRELLERA, encoded by the coding sequence ATGGGATTCAACGAGAAGGAGAGAGCCTTCATAGAGTGGTACCCTCGCGGTTACGGCGTCGGTTTTAAAGTGACCGACAGGCTCTTCGAAACCCAGACGGAGTATCAGAGGCTTGAGCTGTACGAGACGGAAGGCTTCGGCAAACTCCTCGTCCTCGACGGCACGGTTCAGCTCGTCGAGGTCGGTGAGGAGAGCTACCACGAGCCGCTGGTTCACCCAGTCATGCTCGCCCACCCCAATCCGAGGAGAATCCTCATCATAGGCGGCGGCGACGGCGGAACCCTCAGGGAGGTTCTGAGGCACGAAACCGTCGAAAAAGCCACTATGGTCGAGATAGACGAGACGGTGATAGAGGTCTCGAAGATATACCTGAACGTCGCGAAGGGCGCCTTTGAAGACCCCAGGGCGGAGGTAATGGTTGGCGACGGCGTGAAGTACCTCAGGGAGACCGACGAGCGCTTTGACGTCATCATAGTGGACTCCACCGACCCCGTCGGCCCGGCGAAGCTTCTCTTCAGTGAGGAGTTCTACCGCAACGCCTACGATAAGCTGAACGATAAGGGATTTTACATCACCCAGGCCGGGAGCGTCTACCTCTTCACCAACGAGCTGATAGACGCCTACAGAGCTATGAAGAAAGTCTTTGACCGCGTTTACTACTTCAGCTTCCCGGTGATAGGCTACGCATCGCCCTGGAGCTTCCTCGTCGGCGTTAAGGGCGACCTGGACTTCACCAGGGTGGACGTGGAGAGGGCAAGGAAACTCGACCTCTACTACTACGACCCGGAGAGGCACGAGACGCTCTTCCAGATGCCGAGATACGTCAGGGAACTCCTCGAAAGGGCCTGA
- a CDS encoding metal-dependent hydrolase, with amino-acid sequence MVKVRFLGHAAFLIEGSKKILIDPFLTGNPAAAAKPEEVEADLILVTHAHGDHVGDAAAIARRTGAKIVAMYDIANYLVESESGITTIGMNYGPTEVDGVKIVQVPAWHSSSDGKYSIGSACGYIIEIDGVRIYHAGDTFVFRDMELFAELYGPIDVALLPIGGHFTMGPREAAKAVEFLRPRKVVPMHYNTWPPISADPEEFRKLVGDKAEVVILEPGETLEL; translated from the coding sequence ATGGTGAAGGTGAGGTTTCTGGGCCACGCGGCCTTTCTGATAGAGGGAAGCAAGAAGATTCTGATAGACCCGTTCCTGACGGGCAATCCAGCGGCTGCCGCCAAGCCAGAGGAGGTCGAGGCTGACCTGATACTCGTGACCCACGCCCACGGCGACCACGTGGGCGATGCGGCAGCGATAGCCAGGAGAACCGGGGCGAAAATCGTTGCGATGTATGACATAGCCAACTACCTCGTTGAGAGCGAGAGCGGCATAACGACCATCGGAATGAACTACGGCCCGACGGAGGTTGATGGGGTTAAAATCGTCCAGGTTCCGGCCTGGCACTCCAGCAGCGACGGCAAGTACAGCATAGGAAGCGCCTGCGGCTACATAATCGAGATCGACGGCGTCAGGATTTACCACGCCGGCGACACCTTTGTCTTCAGGGACATGGAGCTCTTCGCCGAGCTATACGGGCCGATAGACGTTGCCCTGCTGCCTATAGGCGGCCACTTCACGATGGGGCCGCGCGAGGCCGCCAAGGCCGTGGAGTTCCTCAGGCCGAGGAAGGTCGTGCCGATGCACTACAACACCTGGCCCCCGATTTCAGCAGACCCCGAGGAGTTCAGGAAACTGGTCGGGGACAAAGCGGAGGTCGTAATCCTCGAACCCGGCGAAACCCTGGAGCTTTGA
- a CDS encoding sodium/proline symporter: MEGQTQILIVLVLYLSFLIGFGVYQGRKAKSGKDFAIAGRQLPGWIAALSERATGESAWALLGLPGFAYAAGLSAIWVAVGCVAGIIAAWTIFAGRLRREAEKYDATTFIDYIARRHSDAEKWIRILGSVTVVFFFFFYVGAQFLGGGKTLNALFGVDPKIGMLITAVIILPYTVLGGLKSVAYTDTVQAIVMILTLTIAPIVGLIYIANHPDVFAHSVSSALEMSGPEYSTILGGLVGGAAFVFVIAEFSWFFGYLGGMPQLSIRFMAIKDEKNAKLARNVGVSWTILAYIGALLIGWIGIAIFGPTGLEDQEAVMPSVMLKLFPPFLAAIFITGAIAAMLSTADSLLILSATELSENLLKPFVYKEDFDPKRSLKLSRITTVALGVIALVTAYLVPSKLIYTIVGYTWAGIGDTFSVIVIMTLFWKRFHGRAVPPTIVTGLLFTIFWISSGLEKVVSARLMTFIVTAVVAVIATYALKPKEAAATT; encoded by the coding sequence ATGGAGGGCCAGACTCAAATACTGATTGTTCTGGTTCTGTACCTTTCGTTTTTGATAGGGTTCGGGGTTTATCAGGGAAGGAAGGCAAAGAGCGGCAAGGACTTCGCCATCGCGGGCAGGCAGCTTCCGGGCTGGATAGCGGCTCTCTCAGAGCGCGCCACCGGTGAGTCGGCGTGGGCACTCCTGGGCCTCCCAGGTTTCGCATATGCCGCCGGTCTCTCAGCGATATGGGTTGCGGTTGGATGTGTTGCGGGTATCATCGCGGCGTGGACCATCTTCGCCGGAAGGCTCAGGAGGGAAGCCGAGAAGTACGACGCGACAACGTTCATCGACTACATCGCCAGGCGCCACTCCGACGCCGAGAAGTGGATAAGGATACTCGGCAGCGTTACCGTGGTGTTCTTCTTTTTCTTCTACGTCGGTGCCCAGTTCCTCGGCGGCGGAAAGACGCTGAACGCTCTCTTCGGCGTTGACCCTAAGATTGGAATGCTGATAACCGCGGTGATAATCCTGCCGTACACCGTCCTCGGAGGCCTCAAGAGCGTTGCCTACACCGACACCGTCCAGGCGATAGTCATGATACTCACCCTCACCATAGCCCCGATAGTGGGTCTCATATACATCGCCAACCACCCGGATGTTTTCGCCCACTCGGTTTCCAGCGCCCTGGAGATGTCCGGGCCAGAGTACTCCACTATCCTCGGCGGCCTCGTCGGAGGTGCGGCGTTCGTCTTCGTCATAGCCGAGTTCTCCTGGTTCTTTGGCTACCTCGGTGGAATGCCCCAGCTCAGCATCAGGTTCATGGCAATCAAGGACGAAAAGAACGCCAAACTCGCCAGGAACGTCGGCGTCAGCTGGACCATACTGGCCTACATCGGTGCCCTCCTCATAGGATGGATTGGAATAGCAATCTTCGGCCCGACCGGCCTTGAGGACCAGGAGGCCGTTATGCCCTCGGTCATGCTGAAGCTGTTCCCGCCGTTCCTCGCGGCGATATTCATAACCGGTGCGATAGCGGCCATGCTCTCGACTGCCGACTCGCTGCTCATACTCTCCGCCACCGAGCTCTCGGAGAACCTGCTCAAGCCCTTCGTTTACAAGGAGGACTTCGACCCGAAGAGGAGCCTCAAGCTTTCGAGGATCACCACCGTCGCCCTGGGTGTCATAGCGCTAGTTACCGCCTACCTCGTGCCGTCAAAGCTCATCTACACCATCGTCGGCTACACCTGGGCCGGAATAGGCGACACCTTCTCCGTGATAGTCATAATGACCCTGTTCTGGAAGAGGTTCCACGGAAGGGCCGTTCCGCCGACCATCGTAACGGGACTGCTGTTCACCATCTTCTGGATCAGCTCTGGGCTTGAGAAGGTCGTCTCGGCAAGGCTCATGACCTTCATCGTGACCGCCGTGGTTGCGGTGATAGCGACCTACGCCCTGAAGCCCAAGGAGGCAGCCGCCACCACCTGA
- a CDS encoding indolepyruvate oxidoreductase subunit beta produces the protein MKEYNIVITGVGGQGILTAANLLGWAALRAGHKVRMGEVHGMSQRFGSVIAYVRFGEEVYGAMVPEGKADVILSFEPVEALRYINYLKKGGLVFTNARPIPPVQVSMGLATYPSLDEIKKVVEEDFQAKFMAFDAEDLAVKAGHVITTNVVLIGALTQTPGFPLSAEHVKEVIRVSVPPKAVDVNMKAFDLGVQAAKEMLGL, from the coding sequence ATGAAGGAGTACAACATCGTTATCACCGGAGTTGGCGGCCAGGGAATCCTCACCGCCGCCAACCTTCTCGGCTGGGCCGCCCTCCGCGCCGGCCACAAGGTCAGGATGGGAGAGGTCCACGGAATGAGCCAGCGCTTTGGTTCGGTCATCGCCTACGTCCGCTTTGGAGAGGAGGTTTACGGCGCGATGGTCCCCGAGGGGAAGGCCGACGTCATCCTCTCCTTCGAGCCGGTCGAGGCGCTCCGCTACATCAACTACCTCAAGAAGGGCGGCCTTGTCTTCACGAACGCCAGGCCGATACCGCCGGTTCAGGTTTCGATGGGCCTGGCCACCTATCCGAGCCTCGACGAGATAAAGAAGGTCGTCGAGGAGGACTTCCAGGCCAAGTTCATGGCCTTCGACGCCGAGGACCTCGCGGTCAAGGCCGGCCACGTGATAACGACCAACGTCGTCCTCATAGGCGCGCTGACCCAGACGCCCGGCTTCCCGCTCTCGGCGGAGCACGTCAAGGAGGTCATCCGCGTCAGCGTCCCGCCGAAGGCCGTCGATGTGAACATGAAGGCCTTCGACCTCGGTGTCCAGGCCGCAAAAGAGATGCTGGGGCTCTGA
- a CDS encoding creatininase family protein translates to MRIEELTWPEFEELKGRVDTVILPIGSVEAHGRHLPLGTDVFAPLEIGRRVEERLREMGLEVLIAPPVWYGHTFVLDVYPGTINVDSDALKAYVREIMREFAAEGFRRIVLLNGHGGNYSPLVLAAEEVAEEFPEVEIWLINWWIDFREDILSICSSQGHAGQDETSVMLAIRPELVKMENARGQRRTSRVRIIRKDIGKELFPDGVNDDPSLATAEKGDAILSVVSEKIARLLAGER, encoded by the coding sequence ATGAGGATTGAGGAACTCACCTGGCCAGAATTTGAGGAACTGAAAGGGCGTGTTGACACGGTCATACTACCCATCGGGAGCGTTGAAGCACACGGGAGACATCTACCCCTTGGAACCGACGTCTTTGCTCCGCTGGAGATAGGAAGGCGGGTTGAGGAGAGACTCCGCGAAATGGGACTGGAGGTTCTCATAGCCCCTCCCGTCTGGTACGGACACACGTTTGTTCTCGACGTGTATCCAGGAACGATAAACGTTGATTCAGATGCTCTGAAGGCCTACGTACGTGAGATAATGCGCGAGTTCGCCGCCGAGGGCTTTCGGAGGATAGTCCTCCTCAACGGACACGGCGGCAACTACTCGCCGCTGGTTCTGGCGGCGGAAGAGGTCGCGGAGGAGTTTCCGGAGGTCGAAATCTGGCTCATAAACTGGTGGATAGACTTCAGGGAGGACATCCTGAGCATATGCTCCAGCCAGGGGCATGCAGGCCAGGACGAAACGTCCGTGATGCTCGCCATAAGGCCCGAACTCGTGAAGATGGAGAACGCCCGCGGGCAACGGAGGACCTCAAGGGTGAGGATAATCCGGAAGGACATCGGAAAGGAGCTGTTTCCGGATGGTGTTAACGACGATCCATCCCTCGCGACGGCCGAAAAGGGTGATGCAATTTTGAGCGTTGTGAGCGAGAAGATAGCCCGCCTCCTCGCGGGGGAGAGGTAA
- a CDS encoding C2H2-type zinc finger protein, giving the protein MAVAELRAVVFYDRDGTRYYRCPRCGRLFRNSKDYTRHVNRAHGHLFRK; this is encoded by the coding sequence GTGGCAGTGGCGGAGCTGAGGGCTGTTGTGTTCTACGACCGCGACGGCACCCGCTACTACCGCTGCCCGCGCTGTGGAAGGCTCTTCAGAAACTCAAAGGACTACACCAGGCACGTGAACAGGGCCCACGGGCACCTGTTCAGGAAGTGA
- a CDS encoding DUF2357 domain-containing protein → MECIEGDVITSTKSGCWAFSDDERWYLFEWVDYLIRIDADEVFIGKAKARKLKNGSFLVSIGNFIGDTEVVGIKNGEICFKRPAKVLSIKLSKMYPKRFSSLDGHWVERLAEVQDSFIESLTGDVVRYSISMPFQLESPTAFTVMESDEPINELFAYHYLRTNGERIIGAFETVTHRMKRELVVEEEWMRPHEIDEVTPETLLSIAQHPEYLAPAGGDVLLRKHLDGYIPTRVMGFRRYESADTKENRFVKYFLNMLVEWSERVVEAFENNPPAELNSIKELLKELEFIKSDGVWEDVGEMTLFPYTSQTLLKGDGYRDLLELYREFTSYVPFFEEVKRAVDSRDVAKLYEYWAFFRLVEELGEVLGEKRLRIVVTLAGEISERGDVYAQFDNGWRLYYNKRLTPGKWSYSVTLRPDFSLFTGNPSSRGTRLVGVFDAKFKLDAVDENREIENFDELDENAEKTGRYETWAKLEDIYKMHTYRDALGCRFAVVVYPGRKSVFFDAKTGKHEDISLESAILDGIEGVGYLSFVPGVME, encoded by the coding sequence GTGGAGTGCATAGAAGGGGATGTAATAACTTCCACCAAAAGCGGATGCTGGGCATTTTCAGACGATGAACGATGGTACCTCTTTGAATGGGTCGACTACCTCATCAGAATTGACGCGGATGAGGTCTTTATCGGCAAGGCAAAGGCAAGAAAACTGAAGAACGGGTCATTCCTGGTGTCAATCGGCAATTTTATCGGGGACACCGAAGTAGTGGGAATCAAAAATGGAGAAATCTGTTTTAAACGCCCAGCAAAGGTCCTCTCCATCAAACTCTCAAAGATGTACCCCAAAAGGTTCTCGTCTTTAGACGGCCACTGGGTGGAGCGGCTCGCGGAGGTTCAGGACTCATTTATAGAGAGCCTCACGGGGGACGTTGTAAGGTACTCAATCAGCATGCCCTTCCAGCTGGAATCACCAACGGCTTTCACGGTCATGGAGAGCGATGAGCCCATCAACGAACTCTTTGCGTATCACTACCTCCGCACAAACGGTGAACGAATCATCGGGGCCTTTGAAACGGTAACGCATCGCATGAAGAGAGAGCTGGTGGTGGAGGAGGAATGGATGAGGCCCCATGAGATCGATGAGGTAACTCCCGAAACGCTCCTATCCATTGCCCAGCACCCCGAATACCTCGCTCCCGCGGGAGGAGACGTTTTGCTCCGGAAACACCTCGATGGCTACATCCCAACGAGGGTTATGGGCTTTCGGCGGTACGAGAGCGCCGATACGAAGGAGAATCGCTTTGTCAAATATTTTCTCAACATGCTCGTTGAATGGAGCGAGCGCGTCGTTGAGGCCTTTGAAAACAACCCCCCGGCCGAACTGAACTCCATTAAGGAACTCCTCAAAGAGCTCGAGTTCATTAAAAGCGACGGGGTCTGGGAAGACGTTGGGGAGATGACGCTCTTCCCGTACACCTCACAGACGCTTTTGAAGGGCGACGGCTACCGCGACCTGCTTGAGCTTTACAGGGAGTTCACATCCTACGTTCCGTTCTTTGAGGAAGTGAAGAGGGCAGTAGACAGCAGGGACGTAGCGAAGCTTTACGAGTACTGGGCTTTCTTCAGGCTCGTGGAGGAACTTGGTGAGGTCCTTGGAGAGAAGAGACTCAGAATTGTCGTCACACTCGCTGGAGAAATCTCAGAAAGGGGAGACGTTTACGCCCAGTTCGACAACGGCTGGCGGCTCTACTACAACAAGCGGCTGACCCCCGGGAAGTGGAGCTACTCCGTAACGCTGAGGCCGGACTTCTCACTTTTCACAGGCAATCCAAGTAGCAGAGGTACACGGCTCGTGGGAGTCTTCGACGCCAAGTTCAAGCTTGATGCCGTGGATGAAAACAGAGAAATTGAAAATTTCGATGAACTGGACGAGAACGCCGAGAAAACCGGGAGATACGAAACGTGGGCAAAGCTGGAGGACATCTACAAGATGCACACCTACAGGGACGCGTTAGGATGCAGGTTTGCGGTGGTGGTTTATCCGGGAAGGAAGAGCGTGTTTTTTGATGCGAAAACTGGTAAACATGAGGACATATCGCTGGAATCGGCAATCTTGGACGGAATTGAAGGGGTTGGTTACTTGAGTTTTGTTCCGGGGGTGATGGAATGA
- a CDS encoding cell wall-binding repeat-containing protein produces MVKRALTLALILLVFSSFLAPLSSAQQTKEERPKYDLILVRNDDMIDYIVALPYAKMLDVPILPVNPKELDPGTIAQLQSYAQFGWNHVLIIGDSQAISDTVQDELLNMGFVVERIGGAVRTETAAKLALHFYPNGYDTVVLASSSDYGSTLAAARWAMIYGLPLLLTQEDALSDSTLNALKKLHPDLVILMGAGMSKDIEIKLQGMGYQTYWYKENLDIKLPSQPKETNWVTIVAAVLLSLAVAVPLSIYYAKKRWAANRVPIEVLTEKERIVVKAILDRGGTVKQEELPELTGYSRPTISRIIQELEKKQLVEREKIGKTFTVKLTKEIIIRD; encoded by the coding sequence ATGGTTAAAAGGGCCTTGACGCTGGCGCTTATCCTGCTCGTATTCTCATCGTTCCTCGCTCCCCTCTCCTCCGCACAGCAAACGAAGGAGGAGAGGCCCAAGTACGATTTAATCCTAGTTAGAAACGACGATATGATTGATTACATCGTCGCGCTTCCCTACGCTAAGATGCTCGACGTTCCGATTCTCCCGGTCAACCCAAAGGAGCTAGACCCCGGGACGATCGCCCAGCTTCAGAGCTACGCCCAGTTCGGCTGGAATCACGTGCTCATAATCGGTGATTCCCAGGCAATCAGCGACACCGTCCAGGACGAGCTGCTGAACATGGGCTTCGTCGTTGAGAGAATAGGCGGTGCGGTTAGAACGGAAACGGCGGCAAAGCTGGCGCTGCACTTTTATCCAAATGGATACGACACGGTGGTTCTGGCAAGTTCCAGTGATTACGGCTCAACGCTTGCCGCTGCGAGGTGGGCGATGATATACGGCCTCCCACTCCTGTTAACTCAAGAGGATGCCCTTTCGGACTCCACCCTCAACGCATTGAAGAAGCTCCATCCCGATTTGGTGATACTGATGGGTGCGGGGATGTCAAAGGACATCGAGATCAAGCTTCAGGGGATGGGTTATCAGACCTACTGGTACAAGGAGAATTTGGATATAAAGCTCCCATCTCAGCCCAAGGAGACGAACTGGGTAACGATAGTGGCGGCAGTTTTGCTGTCACTGGCTGTGGCGGTTCCCCTCTCGATTTACTACGCCAAGAAGCGCTGGGCGGCCAACAGGGTGCCCATCGAGGTGCTGACGGAGAAGGAGCGCATAGTCGTCAAGGCCATCCTGGACAGGGGGGGAACCGTTAAGCAGGAGGAGCTGCCGGAGCTGACCGGCTACTCCAGGCCGACGATAAGCAGAATCATCCAGGAGCTTGAGAAGAAGCAGCTGGTCGAGAGGGAGAAGATTGGCAAGACGTTCACGGTCAAGCTCACGAAGGAGATAATAATCAGGGACTAA
- a CDS encoding CoA-binding protein — translation MTFDYFFKPKAIAVIGASNDPLKLGYEVFKNLRDYKDGKVYPVNVKDEVVQGVKAYKNVKDIPDEVDLAVVVVPKRFVKGTIEDCGEKGVKGIILITAGFGEVGEEGKKEERELVEIAHKYGMRIVGPNCVGIMNTHNAMNATFVTNAKRGDIAFISQSGALGAGIVYKTVKEGIGFSKFISIGNMADVDFAEFMEYLADTEEDKAIALYIEGLKNGRAFMEIAKRVTKKKPVIVLKAGKSESGARAASSHTGSLAGSWRIYEAAFKQSGIIVADTIDDMLSMARAFTQPLPKGTRVAIMTNAGGPGVLTADEIDKRGLKLANLEEETIEGLRSFLPPMAAVKNPVDMIASARGEDYYKTAKLLLEDPNVDMLISICVVPTFAGMTQTEHAEGVIRAVKEVNNGKPVLGLFMAGYVSEPAKEVLEKAGIPSYERPEDAAAAAYALVEFAKAKGILKEEE, via the coding sequence ATGACGTTTGATTACTTCTTCAAGCCAAAGGCTATAGCGGTTATCGGGGCATCCAACGATCCGCTCAAGCTTGGCTATGAGGTCTTCAAGAACCTCAGAGATTACAAAGACGGCAAGGTTTACCCGGTGAACGTCAAGGACGAGGTCGTTCAGGGAGTCAAGGCGTATAAGAACGTAAAGGACATTCCTGACGAAGTTGACCTGGCGGTCGTCGTCGTTCCGAAGCGCTTCGTCAAGGGCACCATAGAGGACTGCGGCGAGAAGGGCGTCAAGGGAATAATCCTCATCACCGCCGGTTTCGGTGAGGTTGGCGAGGAGGGCAAGAAGGAAGAGCGCGAGCTCGTTGAGATAGCCCACAAATACGGAATGCGCATAGTCGGCCCCAACTGCGTCGGTATAATGAACACCCACAACGCCATGAACGCCACCTTCGTGACCAACGCGAAGAGGGGCGACATAGCCTTCATAAGCCAGAGCGGCGCACTCGGAGCGGGAATCGTCTACAAAACCGTCAAAGAGGGAATAGGCTTCTCAAAGTTCATAAGCATAGGCAACATGGCCGATGTGGACTTCGCCGAGTTCATGGAGTACCTCGCCGACACCGAGGAGGACAAGGCAATCGCGCTCTACATCGAGGGCCTGAAGAACGGAAGGGCCTTCATGGAGATAGCCAAACGCGTTACCAAGAAGAAGCCCGTCATAGTTCTCAAGGCAGGAAAGAGCGAGAGCGGAGCGAGAGCGGCATCTTCTCACACTGGCTCCCTGGCGGGTTCATGGAGGATATACGAGGCCGCTTTCAAGCAGAGCGGCATAATCGTCGCCGACACGATAGACGACATGCTCAGCATGGCTCGCGCTTTCACCCAGCCCCTGCCGAAGGGAACCCGCGTCGCCATAATGACCAACGCCGGCGGACCTGGAGTTCTCACCGCGGACGAGATAGACAAGCGCGGATTAAAGCTCGCCAACCTCGAAGAGGAGACTATCGAGGGACTCCGCTCGTTCCTTCCGCCGATGGCGGCAGTCAAGAATCCGGTTGACATGATCGCGAGCGCCAGGGGAGAGGACTACTACAAGACCGCAAAGCTTCTCCTCGAAGACCCCAACGTTGACATGCTCATCAGCATATGTGTCGTTCCGACCTTCGCGGGCATGACGCAGACCGAGCACGCGGAGGGTGTTATCAGGGCCGTTAAGGAGGTCAACAACGGCAAGCCGGTTCTCGGCCTGTTCATGGCAGGCTACGTGAGCGAGCCCGCGAAGGAGGTTCTTGAGAAGGCAGGCATTCCGAGCTACGAGAGGCCGGAGGATGCCGCTGCTGCAGCCTACGCCCTCGTGGAGTTTGCAAAGGCTAAGGGAATCTTGAAGGAAGAGGAATGA